TAGAAATCCGCAATATCAGCATGCTTTTAGACGTGAAATTGAACGTTAAGGTGCGCATCGGGCAAAAAAAAATGATTTTAAAAGATGTGGTCTCTATGGATATAGGGAGCGTGGTAGAGTTGGATCAATTGGTGAATGACCCTTTAGAAATTCTTGTAGATGACAAGGTGATCGCTAAGGGAGAAGTGGTGATCGTGGATGGGAATTTTGGCATTCAAATCACGGATATTGGCACTAAAAAGGAACGCTTAGAGCAACTGAAAAATTAAACCATTTTAGAGTAAAAAAGGAAGGATTATGGCTATTTTTGGGGAATTAGGCTCGCTTGGGCATTTGTTTAAAAAAACGCAAGAATTAGAAATTTTGCATGCGTATTTAAAAGAGGTCATGCAAAAGGGTAGTGGAGCGAATCAAAGGGTTTTAAACCTCGATCCTAATACAGAATTTCAAACGCCTTTAGGGCATGGCATTTTTAGCATAGAGCAGAGTTATTGTTTAGAGCATGCCAAAGAAAGCGAGAAAGGCTTTTTTGAAAGCCACCGACAATATGTGGATTTCCAATTGATCATTAAAGGCGTTGAGGGGGCTAAGGTGGCAGATATAAATAGGGCTGTCATTAAAACCCCTTATGATGAAAAAAAAGACTTGATCGTTTATGAGCCGGTTAGTGAAGCTTCTTTTTTGCGTTTGAGCGCGGGCATGCTGGCTATTTTTTTGGAAAGCGATGCGCATGCGTTGAGGTTCTATGGAGAGTCTTTTGAAAAATATAGGGAAGAGCCGATTTTTAAAGCGGTCGTTAAAATGCCTAAAGGATTGATCAAATTAAAATTATGAAATCGGTGAGTCTTGTTATAGTTTTTTGTTGTTTTTTAGGGGCTGTAGAGTTGCCTGG
This DNA window, taken from Helicobacter pylori, encodes the following:
- a CDS encoding YhcH/YjgK/YiaL family protein — protein: MAIFGELGSLGHLFKKTQELEILHAYLKEVMQKGSGANQRVLNLDPNTEFQTPLGHGIFSIEQSYCLEHAKESEKGFFESHRQYVDFQLIIKGVEGAKVADINRAVIKTPYDEKKDLIVYEPVSEASFLRLSAGMLAIFLESDAHALRFYGESFEKYREEPIFKAVVKMPKGLIKLKL